One genomic window of Mycosarcoma maydis chromosome 20, whole genome shotgun sequence includes the following:
- a CDS encoding putative chaperone ATPase HSP60, producing the protein MSLLRNAATPARKAASNQGRSFSTSLVANAHKEVKFSNDGRAAMLNGVNLLANAVSVTLGPKGRNVIIEQPFGGPKITKDGVTVAKSITLKDKFENLGARLVQDVANKTNEIAGDGTTTATVLARAIYAEGVKNVAAGCNPMDLRRGVQAGVDAVIKFLETNKRAVTTSAEIAQVATISANGDQHVGQLIATAMEKVGKEGVITVKEGKTLEDEIEITEGMRFDRGYISPYFITDVKTAKVEFEKPLILLSEKKISALQDILPSLEAAAQLRRPLLIIAEDVDGEALAACILNKLRGQLQVAAVKAPGFGDNRKSILGDLGILTGAQVFSDELETKLDRATPEMLGTTGAVTITKEDTIFLNGEGDKDRLAQRCEQIRAAINDTTTSEYDRTKLQERLAKLSGGVAVIKVGGSSEVEVGEKKDRYDDALNATRAAVEAGVLPGGGVALLKASLALNDVATANFDQQLGLSMLKAALTRPARTIVENAGEEGSVVVGRLLEKPGDFTYGYDASVGEYKDMIAAGILDPLKVVKTALQDASGVASLLTTSECCIVEAPEEKGPAGGMGGMGGMGGMGGMGGMGF; encoded by the coding sequence ATGTCTCTGCTCCGCAACGCCGCTACTCCGGCTCGCAAGGCCGCTTCCAACCAGGGCCGCAGCTtctccacctcgctcgtcgccaaCGCCCACAAGGAAGTCAAGTTCAGCAACGATGGCCGTGCCGCTATGCTCAACGGTGTCAACCTCCTCGCCAATGCCGTCTCGGTCACTCTTGGTCCCAAGGGTCGCAacgtcatcatcgagcagccTTTCGGTGGACCCAAGATCACCAAGGACGGTGTCACCGTAGCCAAGTCCATCACCCTCAAGGACAAGTTCGAGAACCTCggcgctcgtctcgtccaGGACGTTGCAAACAAGACCAACGAGATCGCCGGTGACGGTACTACCACCGCCACTGTTCTCGCCCGTGCCATCTACGCCGAGGGTGTCAAGAAcgtcgctgctggctgCAACCCCATGGACCTCCGACGTGGTGTCCAGGCTGGTGTCGACGCCGTCATCAAGTTCCTCGAGACCAACAAGCGTGCTGTCACCACTTCTGCCGAGATCGCCCAGGTCGCCACCATCTCAGCCAACGGCGACCAGCATGTCGGTCAGCTCATCGCCACCGCCATGGAGAAGGTTGGCAAGGAGGGTGTCATCACTGTCAAGGAGGGAAAGAcgctcgaagacgagatcgagatcacCGAGGGCATGCGTTTCGACCGTGGCTACATCTCGCCTTACTTCATCACCGACGTCAAGACCGCCAAGGTCGAATTCGAGAAGCCTCTCATCCTCCTCTCTGAGAAGAAGATCTCGGCTCTCCAGGACATCCTCCCTTcgctcgaggctgctgctcagctccgCCGCCCCCTCCTCATCATTGCTGAGGACGTTGACGGTGAGGCTCTTGCCGCCTGCATTCTCAACAAGCTCCGTGGCCAGCTCCAGGTTGCTGCCGTCAAGGCCCCCGGCTTCGGTGACAACCGCAAGAGCATCCTCGGtgatctcggcatcctcaCAGGTGCTCAGGTCTTCtcggacgagctcgagaccaagctcgaccgtGCCACTCCCGAGATGCTCGGTACCACTGGTGccgtcaccatcaccaaggAGGACACCATCTTCCTCAACGGTGAGGGTGATAAGGACCGTCTCGCTCAGCGATGCGAGCAGATCCGTGCCGCCATCAACGACACTACCACCTCTGAGTACGACCGAACCAAGCTCCAGGAGCGTCTCGCCAAGCTCTCTGGCGGTGTAGCCGTCATCAAGGTCGGCGGTTCCTCCGAAGTCGAGGTcggcgagaagaaggacCGATACGACGATGCTCTCAACGCTACGCGTGCCGCCGTCGAGGCCGGTGTACTTCCTGGCGGTGGtgttgcgctgctcaaggcATCGCTCGCGCTCAACGACGTCGCCACTGCCAACTTTGACCAGCAACTCGGTCTTTCCATGCTCAAGGCAGCGCTCACCCGCCCTGCGCGAACTATCGTTGAGAACGCCGGCGAGGAGGGTTCCGTCGTTGTCGGCCGCCTGCTTGAGAAGCCTGGTGACTTCACCTACGGTTACGATGCCAGTGTTGGCGAGTACAAGGACATGATCGCTGCCGGTATCTTGGACCCCTTGAAGGTGGTCAAAACTGCGCTCCAGGATGCTTCCGGTGTCGCGTCGTTGCTCACCACCTCGGAAtgctgcatcgtcgaggCTCCCGAGGAGAAGGGTCCCGCTGGTGGTATGGGTGGCATGGGCGGAATGGGTGGTATGGGAGGCATGGGTGGCATGGGCTTCTAA
- a CDS encoding putative beta-tubulin, with translation MREIVHLQTGQCGNQVGTKFWEVLSDEHGIDHNGNYIGTSDDQLARINVYYNEASGNKYVPRAVLVDLEPGTMDSTRSGPLGGLFRPDNFVFGQSGAGNNWAKGHYTEGAELVDSVLDVIRKEAENCDMLQGFQITHSLGGGTGAGMGTLLISKIREEYPDRMMATFSVLPSPKVSDTVVEPYNATLSVHQLVENSDETFCIDNEALYNICFKTLKLNAPTYGDLNHLVSLVMSGVTTCLRFPGQLNSDLRKLAVNMVPFPRLHFFMVGFSPLTARGSQSYRAVTIPEITQQAFDSKNMMTACDTRLGRYLTCAAYFRGKVSMKDVEDQMQSFQQKHSTQFVEWIPNNVQTAQCDIPPRGLKMSVTFIGNSTAIQDVFKRIAEQFSAMFKRKAFLHWYTGEGMDEMEFTEAESNLQDLIAEYQQYQDASALDEDIEGEYIEEEELVQE, from the exons ATGCGTGAGATTG TCCACCTTCAGACCGGTCAGTGTGGTAACCAGGTCGGTACCAAGTTCTGGGAAGTGCTCTCGGACGAACATGGCATCGACCACAACGGTAACTACATTGGCACCAGCGACGACCAGCTCGCCCGCATCAATGTCTACTACAATGAGGCCAGCGGAAACAAGTATGTGCCGCGTGccgtgctcgtcgacttGGAGCCCGGTACCATGGACTCTACCCGTTCGGGTCCTCTTGGTGGACTTTTCCGCCCAGACAACTTTGTGTTTGGTCAGTCGGGTGCCGGTAACAACTGGGCCAAGGGTCACTACACCGAGGgtgccgagcttgtcgactCGGTGCTCGATGTCATCCGCAAGGAGGCCGAAAACTGTGACATGCTTCAAGGTTTCCAGATCACCCACTCGCTCGGTGGTGGTACGGGTGCCGGTATGGGTACGCTGCTCATCTCCAAGATCCGCGAGGAGTACCCGGACCGAATGATGGCTACCTTCTCGGTTCTGCCTTCGCCCAAGGTGTCGGACACGGTTGTGGAACCTTACAACGCTACGCTCTCGGTGCACCAGCTGGTCGAGAACTCGGACGAGACCTTCTGTATCGACAACGAGGCGCTGTACAACATCTGcttcaagacgctcaagctcaacgccCCCACGTACGGTGACCTGAACCACCTGGTGTCGCTCGTCATGTCTGGTGTGACGACTTGCCTGCGTTTCCCCGGTCAGCTCAACTCGGACTTGCGCAAGCTGGCTGTCAACATGGTTCCCTTCCCTCGTCTGCACTTCTTCATGGTTGGTTTCTCACCTCTGACCGCGCGTGGCTCGCAGTCGTACCGTGCTGTGACGATCCCCGAGATCACGCAGCAGGCGTTTGACAGCAAGAACATGATGACGGCTTGCGACACTCGTCTTGGGCGCTACCTCACGTGCGCCGCGTACTTCCGTGGTAAGGTTTCCATGAAGGACGTCGAGGATCAGATGCAGAGCTTCCAGCAGAAGCACTCGACGCAGTTTGTCGAGTGGATCCCCAACAATGTGCAGACGGCACAGTGTGACATTCCTCCTCGTGGCCTCAAGATGTCGGTCACGTTTATCGGCAACTCGACTGCGATCCAGGATGTGTTCAAGCGTATCGCCGAGCAATTCTCGGCCATGTTTAAGCGCAAGGCGTTCTTGCACTGGTACACGGGTGAGGGTatggacgagatggagtTCACCGAGGCCGAGTCCAACTTGCAAGACTTGATCGCCGAGTACCAACAGTACCAGGATGCCTCTGCTCTGGACGAGGACATTGAGGGCGAGTACAttgaggaggaggagcttgTTCAGGAGTAA
- a CDS encoding uncharacterized protein (related to auxin-resistance protein) codes for MSSIGADPLPTTDSTITIQRPSAHTQRYDRQLRLWASSGQSSLEKSRILVIGASALSAQVLKNLVLPGIGSFVLLDDSIVDGADLGVNFFLQPGESEGKYAAEEMCRLLTEMNTSVASEAKLENPASLLQSDPSFYAGFTLVISVNQSRSFDLALSDALWALQSPSPQVPLLRVRSAGMLAEMQISLKELGIIETHPDSVVDLRITRPFPELLDAAQHFDLNTNDTMEHSHIPFPIILIKKLAEWQAAHDGQLPTTKDRDAFVKQVNASRVASNPDAENFDEAISALGKHLWRPIASNGVGGGGVPDEVEAMFQDAACDNLTPASTNFWILVRALREFVAASPSRCLPLSGSVPDMKATSSGYIKLQNIYRTKSLQDLAQFKKLVLDICMAAGVEGKIADDEIEAFVKHAGYLKLIRGRSERQRCQEPNQETAMLAFMDPVNPCTFQHHIALAAADQFLEQNGRYPGVRQQAFPALLVGANGTEKDASGDVQPRAAKRQKSETPTGELDSSITDVKMRDITADQETSKDQDELLTIAKKLATKQFNIADDGDEWEKIENSVGELVRSAHASLPATTALMGGVVAQEAIKLITKQYVPADNTVIYDGIQQAIGVFRL; via the coding sequence ATGTCCAGCATCGGCGCAGATCCGCTTCCAACAACCGACTCGACCATCACGATTCAACGACCTTCGGCACATACACAACGATACGACCGGCAGCTACGATTGTGGGCATCGTCGGGCCAGTCTTCGCTCGAAAAGTCACGCATTCTCGTTATTGGAGCGTCGGCGCTATCAGCTCAGGTTCTCAAGAACTTGGTCCTCCCCGGTATCGGCTCGTttgtgctgcttgatgaTTCTATCGTCGATGGTGCCGATCTAGGTGTCAACTTCTTCTTGCAGCCTGGCGAGAGCGAGGGAAAGTATGCGGCCGAGGAGATGTGCCGCCTTCTCACAGAGATGAATACCAGTGTCGCTTCagaggccaagctcgaaaacCCTGCATCGCTGTTGCAATCTGATCCAAGCTTTTATGCGGGCTTCACCTTGGTGATCTCTGTTAATCAATCGAGGTCATTCGACTTGGCTCTCTCGGATGCACTATGGGCGCTGCAATCTCCATCACCACAGGTGCCTCTGCTCAGGGTACGTAGCGCTGGAATGCtggccgagatgcagaTCAGCCTCAAGGAGCTCGGAATCATCGAAACGCATCCGGACAGCGTGGTTGACTTGAGAATCACAAGACCGTTCCCAGAGCTGCTTGATGCCGCTCAGCACTTCGATCTCAATACAAACGATACGATGGAGCACAGTCATATTCCATTCCCCATCATTCTtatcaagaagctcgccgaaTGGCAAGCTGCACACGATGGCCAGCTTCCCACAACCAAAGATCGTGATGCTTTTGTTAAGCAGGTCAATGCATCTCGAGTGGCGAGCAACCCAGATGCGGAAAATTTTGACGAGGCTATCTCAGCGTTGGGAAAGCATCTCTGGCGACCTATCGCTTCCAATGgcgttggcggtggcggtgtACCTGACGAGGTCGAAGCTATGTTCCAGGATGCTGCCTGCGACAACCTCACACCAGCGTCGACCAATTTTTGGATCCTGGTTCGTGCCCTGCGCGAGTTTGTGGCGGCATCACCGTCACGGTGTCTCCCCCTATCTGGATCCGTCCCGGACATGAAAGCCACGTCCTCCGGCTACATCAAGCTACAGAATATCTACAGAACCAAGTCGCTGCAGGATCTGGCGCAGTTCAAGAAGCTGGTTCTAGACATTTGCATGGCGGCAGGCGTCGAGGGTAAAATtgccgatgacgagatcgaggcgtTTGTCAAGCATGCTGGCTATCTGAAGCTGATCCGAGGACGTAGCGAGAGACAACGATGTCAAGAGCCGAATCAAGAGACAGCGATGCTTGCCTTTATGGATCCTGTCAATCCGTGCACGTTTCAACATCACATTgctcttgcagcagcagatcaaTTTCTCGAGCAAAACGGTAGATACCCGGGTGTTCGGCAACAAGCTTTTCCTGCCTTGCTCGTAGGCGCAAACGGCACGGAAAAAGACGCTTCTGGCGATGTGCAGCCACGAGCGGCGAAACGGCAAAAGTCAGAAACACCTACAGGCGAGCTCGATTCTAGTATAACCGACGTCAAGATGCGCGACATCACAGCAGATCAAGAGACCTCCAAggatcaagacgagctgctgacGATCGCCAAGAAGCTAGCTACGAAACAGTTCAACATTGctgacgatggcgacgagtGGGAGAAGATTGAAAATAGTGTTGGTGAGCTGGTAAGATCAGCTCATGCTAGTCTGCCCGCTACAACGGCCTTGATGGGAGGTGTGGTGGCACAAGAAGCGATCAAGTTGATCACCAAGCAGTACGTTCCAGCGGACAACACGGTCATTTACGACGGAATACAGCAGGCTATTGGCGTGTTCCGGCTTTAG
- a CDS encoding putative mago nashi protein, exon junction complex, translated as MSDFYVRYYTGHQGRHGHEFLEFEYSRGRLRYANNSNYRNDSLIRKEMWISPLMVDELRRIVEESEIMREDDANWPKRNSTGRQELEVRLGKEHISFETAKIGSLVEVQDSEDPEGLRVMYYLVQDLKCLIFSLISLHFKIKPIA; from the exons ATGTCTGACTTTTACGTCCGATACTA CACCGGACACCAGGGCAGACACGGTCATGAGTTTCTCGAGTTCGAATACTCCCGAGGTCGATTGCGCTATGCCAACAACTCCAACTATCGCAATGACAGTCTAATCCGCAAAGAGA TGTGGATCAGCCCGCTCATGGTAGACGAGTTACGGCGAATCGTAGAAGAGTCCGAGATCATGAGGGAAGACGATGCCAATTGGCCCAAGAGGAATTCTACAGGTCGACAGGAGCTCGAAGTGAGGTTGGGTAAGGAACACATATCGTTTGAG ACGGCCAAGATTGGCTCATTGGTAGAAGTGCAAGACAGCGAAGATCCAGAAGGTCTTCGTGTCATGTATTACCTCGTACAGGATCTAAAGTGTCTTATTTTCAGTTTGATCTCTCTGCACTTCAAGATCAAGCCAATTGCTTAA
- a CDS encoding putative heat shock protein 10 (chaperonin CPN10) — protein MATQSTIRSIKSVVPLLDRVLVQRFKPETKTSSGIFLPSSAASSPLPEASVIATGPGAPDKDGKIVPTSVKSGDKVLLPSWGGNSIKVGEDEYLLIRDSEILAKITE, from the exons ATG GCTACTCAATCTACCATCCGATCCATCAAGTCGGTTGTGCCTCTTCTCGACCGGGTGCTCGTGCAGCGTTTCAAGCCCGAAACCAAGACCTCTTCGGGTATCTTTCTCCCTTCCTCAGCCGCCTCTTCCCCCCTTCCCGAGGCTAGTGTCATTGCCACTGGACCCGGTGCTCCTGACAAGGACGGGAAGATCGTTCCCACCTCAGTCAAGTCCGGTGACAAGGTACTCCTCCCAAGCTGGGGTGGCAACTCGATCAAGGTTGGTGAGGACGAGTACTTGCTCATCCGCGACTCGGAGATCCTTGCTAAGATCACCGAGTAA
- a CDS encoding uncharacterized protein (related to ACT1 - Actin), with protein MSSIQPEAPADIAATRSSAVSAATESRKVSFQQTSASVPSRSSSSAHLSSSSASRSAVALSSSQSYSSAYSSATRRHSLFGTEDRIILDIGSRYSKFGFSGEPRPRAIVPSVSFSQPSTSYLHLDKSDCNTDPYKVGETLWDLDSELCADDQLRRAKRATVLAQLTQLLRTAFIQHLMVDPKQRKVLVVENPMLSSSIQEMICQVLFNNLQVPSVSFVPAPLLSLLAVGCITGLVVEVGYLEATLMPVYYGRPLMSHVASTSRAGRRLNARLRHLLLRHGKFVAAQVSLQDSSKSLRERTHAIDPSLLTDDRLDQIKAKALFVSSYDPNLSGLEDLFSELELESSEATSRLADQTANLAASTIRQKYLSASTATPFTFAIAPDSVDPNGTASLLQSISAPPSSSSSALSGASRKAQVSGVIAIPGWVRERAAELLFEQGTQDDPSLIDMTVSAMSKLPIDLRRVMCENILVSGGTAMLPGFANRFRTQLAMAIEKAEQTRGRLSIDKYVGHRLKTPGKGEKTSSEGRDIVQRTSLHGSVAVLNDPWPEISPPNQGGKNDKKTATGGSAPAFAANLLPWMGASLAGALKTTPLTAISREMYDEATKQTQDKEAATEDTTEKQEEKNKQPKRPAMAGGSKRGSFVGVVGGLETGAYGGLAAVSRHLIGVSGAATGSASTTKGTTAASMAQSEAD; from the coding sequence ATGTCGAGCATTCAGCCAGAAGCGCCTGCGGACATTGCAGCGACAAGGTCCAGCGCAGTCTCGGCGGCGACAGAAAGTCGCAAGGTATCGTTTCAGCAAACATCAGCATCAGTTCCGAGCAGATCTTCGTCATCCGCACACCTTTCATCCTCCAGCGCGTCGAGATCTGCAGTTGCATTATCGAGCTCGCAATCCTACTCTTCTGCATACTCTAGCGCGACTCGACGGCACTCGCTCTTCGGCACCGAAGACAGGATCATCCTCGACATTGGCAGCAGATACTCCAAGTTTGGCTTCAGTGGCGAACCTCGACCACGCGCCATCGTCCCTTCGGTCAGCTTTTCGCAACCGTCCACGTCCTATCTGCACCTCGATAAATCAGATTGCAACACAGATCCGTACAAGGTCGGCGAGACACTTTGGGATCTGGACTCGGAGCTATGTGCCGATGATCAGCTGCGTCGGGCCAAGCGTGCAACTGTGCTTGCACAGCTCACGCAGCTGCTCCGCACTGCCTTTATCCAGCATCTTATGGTAGATCCCAAGCAGAGAAAGGTGCTTGTGGTCGAGAACCCGATGCTGTCCAGCTCGATCCAAGAGATGATCTGTCAGGTGCTATTCAACAACCTGCAGGTGCCATCGGTATCCTTCGTTCCTGCACCACTATTGAGCCTGTTGGCGGTTGGATGCATCACAGGTCTCGTTGTCGAAGTTGGCTATCTCGAGGCTACGCTCATGCCAGTGTACTATGGGAGACCACTGATGAGTCACGTGGCGTCAACGTCTCGAGCGGGAAGACGGCTCAACGCGAGGTTGAGGCATCTGCTTTTGCGACACGGCAAGTTTGTCGCTGCACAGGTCAGCCTGCAGGATTCTTCAAAGTCACTTCGAGAGAGAACACATGCTATCGACCCTTCACTGCTTACTGacgatcgactcgaccagatcaaGGCGAAAGCGCTGTTCGTCAGCTCATATGATCCGAACCTCAGTGGTCTCGAGGATTTGTTCTCAGAACTAGAACTCGAATCATCTGAGGCTACCTCAAGGTTGGCAGACCAGACAGCAAACTTAGCCGCTTCTACCATTCGCCAAAAGTATTTGTCTGCTTCGACAGCCACGCCGTTTACGTTTGCAATTGCACCGGACTCGGTCGATCCGAACGGCACCGCCTCCCTGCTTCAGAGCATCTCGGCACCGCCttcctcatcatcgtccgCCTTGTCCGGCGCTTCTCGAAAGGCACAAGTGTCTGGCGTCATCGCGATACCCGGTTGGGTGCGTGAGCGtgcagccgagcttctATTCGAACAAGGCACTCAGGATGATCCTAGTTTGATTGACATGACGGTTTCGGCCATGTCAAAGCTTCCGATCGACCTACGTCGCGTCATGTGCGAAAACATTCTGGTTTCAGGTGGAACAGCGATGTTGCCTGGATTCGCAAATCGGTTTCGGACGCAATTGGCCATGGCTATTGAGAAAGCGGAGCAGACAAGAGGGCGACTGTCAATCGACAAATACGTGGGCCATCGTCTCAAAACTCCAGGCAAAGGCGAAAAAACTTCAAGCGAAGGGCGAGATATCGTGCAGCGAACGAGCCTGCATGGGTCAGTGGCGGTGTTAAATGATCCCTGGCCCGAAATTTCACCACCCAATCAAGGGGGCAAGAACGACAAGAAGACTGCTACAGGTGGATCTGCGCCCGCGTTTGCGGCGAACCTGCTACCATGGATGGGTGCATCATTAGCAGGCGCTCTGAAGACGACTCCGCTCACTGCAATCTCGCGCGAAATGTATGACGAAGCGACGAAGCAGACTCAGGACAAGGAGGCAGCAACGGAGGACACGACGGAAAAGCAAGAAGAGAAGAACAAGCAACCAAAAAGGCCGGCGATGGCAGGAGGTAGCAAGCGAGGCTCGTTCGTTGGCGTTGTGGGTGGTCTAGAAACGGGCGCTTATGGTGGTCTCGCGGCGGTGAGCCGACATCTGATCGGCGTATCCGGCGCGGCGACAGGCAGTGCAAGTACAACCAAAGGCACGACTGCGGCTAGCATGGCCCAAAGTGAAGCAGATTGa